From Kamptonema formosum PCC 6407, a single genomic window includes:
- a CDS encoding sugar transferase, producing the protein MVSQTPEAEFRVTYKGEIPSVHLPVRLSVLEAVAFKTTCQQFFSGTTIPSEIILDFNQTTFIDSSGIGALVSNMKVARQKGSNLVLRRVNPQVMAVFALTSLDQVLTIEQPAPNANSTETHHSKDNQLPITHPSVRSWVKRLIDIVGALVGLGITGILFLPIAIAITIDNPGPIFFGQTRCGWMGKHFRIWKFRSMCVNAESLKSQIKNQASGAIFKNDNDPRITRVGRIMRKTSLDELPQFWNVLKGEMSLVGTRPPTPDEVERYEVPQWQRLDVKPGMTGEWQVNGRSSVRDFEDVIRLDLKYQQNWSLMYDLKLIFKTIAVLFNKNSGAV; encoded by the coding sequence ATGGTCAGCCAAACCCCAGAGGCAGAGTTTCGGGTAACTTACAAGGGCGAGATTCCCTCCGTTCATTTGCCCGTTCGTTTGAGTGTACTTGAGGCCGTAGCCTTTAAGACCACCTGCCAGCAATTTTTCTCTGGGACTACCATCCCTAGTGAAATCATCCTTGATTTTAACCAGACCACATTCATAGATAGCAGCGGTATCGGTGCCCTCGTTAGCAACATGAAAGTAGCTAGGCAAAAGGGCAGCAACCTAGTGCTGCGGAGAGTCAACCCCCAAGTAATGGCAGTATTTGCCCTCACCAGCCTAGACCAAGTATTGACCATCGAGCAACCCGCCCCCAATGCAAACTCAACAGAAACCCACCATTCAAAAGACAATCAGCTACCGATTACTCATCCCTCAGTACGCTCTTGGGTAAAGCGCCTCATAGACATCGTAGGAGCTTTAGTAGGTTTAGGAATTACAGGAATTTTATTCCTACCAATAGCCATAGCCATTACCATTGACAATCCCGGCCCCATCTTTTTCGGTCAAACCCGTTGCGGGTGGATGGGAAAGCATTTTCGGATCTGGAAATTCCGTTCCATGTGCGTCAACGCTGAATCCCTCAAATCCCAAATCAAAAACCAAGCCTCTGGAGCCATCTTTAAAAACGATAATGACCCCCGGATCACGCGAGTAGGCAGGATCATGCGGAAGACAAGCCTCGACGAACTGCCTCAATTTTGGAACGTACTCAAAGGCGAGATGAGCCTCGTCGGTACCCGCCCCCCAACCCCCGATGAAGTTGAGCGTTACGAGGTTCCCCAGTGGCAACGTTTAGATGTCAAACCCGGCATGACCGGGGAGTGGCAAGTTAACGGTCGCTCTTCCGTGCGTGACTTTGAAGATGTCATTCGCCTGGATTTAAAATATCAACAAAACTGGAGCCTGATGTACGATCTGAAATTAATTTTCAAAACTATAGCAGTCCTGTTTAATAAAAATAGCGGTGCTGTATAG
- a CDS encoding ATP-binding protein, with product MKSHLQVQSNLKDLTVVLEWLEEIALPLLPHQLWWQCQLILNEGFTNAVRHAHHDLPPETPIELEIKIYTNSLEILIWDRGQPFNLKEKLQSILKQNSDPLEAEGGRGLMFIDKLTDELDYIRTPDDRNCLVMRKSIT from the coding sequence GTGAAATCTCATCTTCAGGTTCAGAGCAACCTGAAAGATTTAACAGTTGTTTTAGAATGGTTAGAAGAAATTGCACTTCCCCTCCTCCCCCATCAACTATGGTGGCAGTGCCAATTAATTTTAAACGAAGGCTTTACAAATGCTGTCCGCCATGCTCACCACGACTTGCCTCCTGAGACTCCCATTGAATTAGAGATCAAAATATATACCAATTCTTTAGAAATTCTAATTTGGGATCGCGGTCAACCATTTAACCTAAAAGAAAAGTTACAATCCATCTTAAAACAGAACTCCGACCCCTTAGAAGCGGAGGGAGGAAGAGGCCTGATGTTCATAGACAAGCTTACCGACGAACTTGATTATATTCGTACTCCTGACGATCGCAATTGCCTAGTTATGCGAAAAAGCATAACTTGA
- a CDS encoding DUF3318 domain-containing protein, with protein MTSYATSTARAEMSEIRRLKGILPPELQSWVTVEKTVEVNPPLIRSEEIGKDQVEIQIDLIRWEQLAMDQRNLLFWHEVARVQNDTIAKDGWEMAALAIGLGGAVGELWVQDGLLLLLALALCGVSGWRLYQKNNGEKNLKEAAEADEKAIALATRFGYTLPNAYKSLGSALKTLVEQTSKKRQRARYEARLQALKRSAAKAKAKVKSSDRQTEQSENVYNL; from the coding sequence ATGACATCCTATGCAACCTCCACTGCTAGAGCCGAGATGAGTGAGATCCGGCGATTGAAAGGCATACTGCCGCCAGAACTGCAAAGCTGGGTCACAGTAGAAAAGACCGTAGAGGTCAATCCACCCCTGATCCGCAGCGAAGAAATAGGCAAAGACCAAGTAGAAATTCAAATTGACCTGATCCGTTGGGAACAACTAGCAATGGATCAGAGAAATTTGCTATTCTGGCATGAAGTAGCCAGAGTTCAAAACGATACGATCGCCAAAGATGGCTGGGAAATGGCAGCCCTCGCCATCGGCTTAGGCGGAGCAGTCGGCGAACTGTGGGTACAAGACGGCTTACTACTGCTGCTGGCATTAGCCCTCTGCGGCGTGTCAGGTTGGAGGCTCTATCAAAAAAATAATGGAGAGAAAAACCTCAAAGAGGCAGCAGAAGCAGACGAAAAAGCGATCGCTCTGGCCACTCGCTTTGGCTACACCCTCCCCAACGCTTACAAAAGCCTGGGAAGTGCCCTCAAAACCCTAGTGGAGCAAACCTCCAAAAAGCGGCAGCGAGCCAGATACGAAGCACGGCTGCAAGCCCTCAAACGCAGTGCAGCCAAAGCCAAAGCTAAAGTCAAAAGTAGCGATCGCCAAACCGAACAATCAGAAAACGTCTACAACTTATAA